The DNA region TCAGGTGAGGATTGCGGTTGCGATTGAGCAGACACTCTTCAGTGGTGATCAGTGTGCCCTCGCCATCGACGTGGATCGAGCCGCCTTCCAGCACAAAGCCTTCAGTGGCATAACGCGGGCAGCGCTCGATTTCCAGCACCTTGCTGCCCACTTGCGAGTCAAGATTCCACGGCGCATACAGCCCGCCGTCGAAGCCACCCCAGGCATTGAATTCCCAGTTCACGCCACGCATTTCGCCACGGTCGTTGAGGACGAAGGTCGGGCCACTGTCGCGCACCCAGGCATCGTTGCTGCTCATTTCCACGACACGGATGTTCGGCATGTCCAGACGCGCCCGAGCGTTGTCGTACTGCCCGGCAGACACCGCCACAGTCACCGGTTCGAAGCGGGCGATGGCCTTGGCGACCGCTACGTGTGCGGCCTGCGCGGGCTTGCCGCCCAGGCGCCAGTTGTCCGGGCGCTCGGGCCAGACCATCCAGATCTGGGTCTGCGGCGCCCATTCGGCTGGCATGTGAAAACCATCGGCGCGTGGCGTGCTGTTGAGCGTGGTCATGGCGATCAGGACTCCAGCGAACCGTCGAGGGTCTTGACTGCACCGTACAGGTTCGGACGGCGATCACGGAACGTGCCCCAGGCGCTGCGGATGTGTTCCAGTTCGTCGAGGTCGAAGCTGTGAACCAGCACGCCTTCTTCGGTTTCGTTGAGTTCAGCGACTTTTTCACCAAACTGGTTGGCAATGAATGACGAGCCGTAGAAGGTGATGTCGTAGCCATCCTGTTCTTCGTTGCCGATGCGATTGCTGGCGATCAGCGGCATCAGGTTTGCGCCGGCATGGCCTTGTTGCACGCGCTGCCAGTGGTCGCGGGAGCTGATGGTCTTGTCATGCGGCTCGCTGCCGATGGCGGTCGGGTAGAAGAGGATTTCTGCGCCCTGCAACGCCATGCTGCGCGCGCACTCCGGGAACCACTGGTCCCAGCAGATGCCGACGCCGATTTTCGCGTAACGGGTCTGCCAGACCTTGAAACCGGTATCGCCCGGGTTGAAGTAGTACTTTTCGTGGTAGCCAGGGCCGTCCGGAATATGGCTCTTGCGGTAGATGCCCAGGTTGGTGCCGTCGGCGTCGATGATCGCAATGGTGTTGAAACGCGCACGGCCTGCCAGCTCGAAGAAGCTGATGGGCAGTACGACTTGCAGTTCTTTGGCGATCTTCTGGAAATGCTTGATCGCGACGTTGGATTCAAGCGTCGTCGCCAACTGCAGATAGTCCGCGTTCGGCTTCTGGCAGAAGTACGGGGTTTCGAACAGCTCCTGAATCAGGATGATCTGGGCGCCCTTGGCGGCAGCTTCACGAACCAGCTTTTCAGCGGTCTCGATGTTGGCTTCCAGATCCCAGGAACAGGCCATCTGGGTAGCAGCGACAGAAACGATACGGCTCATGAAAATATCTCCAGGGGCGGATGCAGAGGGCTTATCACCATAGCAGATGGACAATGACGATTATAAAAGCCTTTATAGCGGATAAAAATCGGCTTTAAAAGCTGATAATTTGAATTTCGTGCAATTAATTGAATATTTTACCGATGTTAATCCGCTTATAGTTCATATCGGCGCTCGTTCTCAAACCGAGTGTGACGCAGAGCGTCACGAACTGCATTCCCACGCTGGAGCGTGAGGAACGAGAGGTGTCTGGGAGGATGCTGACCATGCGGAACGAGCAGTGTCTGGAAGAACATGATGAATGTGACGCAGAGCGTCACGCAAGGCGTTCCCACGCTGGAGGGTGAGGAACGATGAGCGTGCGAAAGAACACCTATCGTACCCATGCTCTGCGTGGGAACGCCGTTCTGGACGCTCTGCGTCCGCTCTCAGATGCAACGCTATTCAAGCTCACCCAGCACCTTCGACACGTTATCGACAAAGAAATCCACGCTCTGGCGGGTGGTGCACATCGGGGGTTTGATTTTGAGGATGTTCAGGTGGTCGCCGGTCGGCTGCATGAAGATGCCCAGTTCGCGCAGGCGCTCGCACAGCTGGGCGGTTTCTTCGCTGGCCGGTTCGAGGGTCTCGCGGTCGCGCACCAGTTCCACACCCAGGTAGAAGCCCATGCCATGCACCGCGCCCACCAGCGGATGTTTATCGGCAAGCGCCTGCAAACGCGCCTTGAAGTGGTCGCCCACAACCCGGGCGTTATCCCAGAGCTTTTCTTCTTCCATGACATCCAGAACCGCCATGCCGATCCGGCAACTGACCGGGCTGCCGCCAGAGGAAGAGAAGAAATAGCCCTCGGCCTCCAGCGCCTCGGCAACCTCACGACGGGTGATGACCGCGCCCAGCGGATGGCCGTTACCCATGCCTTTGGCCATGCTGATGATGTCCGGCACCACGCCCTGCTCCTCGAAGCCCCAGAAGTAATGACCGAGACGGCCATAACCCACCTGTACTTCATCCGCAATGCACACGCCACCCGCAGCGCGGACTTTTTGATAAACCTGTTGCAGATAGCCCGGCGGCAAGCAAATCCCGCCCGCGTTGCCATACACCGGCTCGCAGATGAAGCCCGCCACTTGCCGCTGTTGCCCGGCCAGCGTTGCCAGCACTTGATCGACACTGCGCACGTACTCCGGGGCACTGTCCGCACCACGAAACGGCCCGCGATAAGTGTTAGGTGCTGTGACCGGATGCACCCAGTCCGGGCGGGTACTGAGCGCCTGCGGGTTGTCGGCAATCGAGGTGGAGATCGCATCGGTCGCCACCGACCAGCCGTGATAAGCCTCCAGCACGCTGAGCATGTCGCGCCCGCCGCTGTAGGCCCACGCCAGCCGGATGGCCAGATCATTGGCCTCGGTGCCGCTGTTGACCAGAAACACCCGGTCCATGCCGTCAGGTGCCACTTGGAGCAGACGCTCGGAAAACTCGGCAATCGACGCGTAATGGAAGCGCGAGTTGGTGTTGAGCAACGACCACTGCCGAGCCGCTTCGTGGGCCATGCGCGGATGACCGTGGCCGAGAACGGCGACGTTGTTGAGCATGTCCAGATACGAGCGGCCGTGCATGTCGATCAGGTGATTGCGCCAGCCACGCTCGATCTGCGGCGGCGCGTGATAATAGTGCTTCTGTGAGCGAGCGAAACTGGCATCACGGCGAGCCAGCAACACGCCGGCGTCTTCAAGCGCTGGCGCGTCGCAGTCAAAGCCGAGCAAGGCAGAAGGCGATGGGCAGAACCTGCGCCAGGCTGCGGCCCAGGATGGCGTGGTGAACAACGGCGGGCTAAGGTCTGGCGCCGTACACAATTGCAACAACAGCGAACCACCACCCTGCCCGATCAGCGCGCCTGCCTGAACCTGGGCGGACAGCGCAGCATCCGGCAGCACACCCCACAGTTTCAAAATGATTCCGTCGCCCACCAGCGACAAGGCGGCGTCGGCCGTCAGGCGTATCGTGCCGTTGAACGGCGCATGCAGCGCTGTCTCGGCAGGCACGTGCAGTTCGACATGCAAGGCATATGTTTCGGGCTCATTCGCGCAGCCAGGCAAGGTGCGTGACAGGCGGTATTCACCGAAACGGCTGACCGCCAGCCCATCGTCCCCGGCCGCTTGCGAAAGCAGGTATTCATCGATACCGCTCTGCTCCCAGTTGCCCGCGACGAAATGCTCACTGAGCACGCCCAGATCGACCAGCGTCGGCTTGAGCCCTTGCAGACCGGGCAGCAAAGGCTGATAAACGGGCTGAGCGACAGACGGCAAATCCGCCCCCACGGCCTGCAGGATCGCCGCCTCCATCAACGCCATCGGCACCGACGTAGCGACGTCGAAGATGTTCCATTCGCCCGCCAGGTTAGCCTGGATGTAAGTGTTGTCAGGCTCGACACGTGCCTGTTGTTCGCTGCTGAGCACCAGCACGGCGGAACGCGCGACGATCAGTGGCCAGAGTGCCTGCAGTTCTTCAGTCTTTAGCGGGTTGAGCGCCTGATAGGCACGAATCGCCGGCAGGATGTAGAGCGGGTCGCCTTCGGCATGATGCAACAGTGCGGCGCAGGTGACCGACAGGTCGGCGACTCGCCAGGTGCGGACCAGATCGCCGAAATCGATCAACCCTTGCATTTGCCACTGGCGACGACTGTCACGCAGCCAGACCACGTTGTGCTCGGTGATATCCAGATGCACCGCCTGCATCGGCAGCGCCGGAATCAATGGCAGCAGACAGCGATGAGCCTGCTCGGCCGCTTCGATCACGCAGGCACGGGCGTCGGCATCCTTGAGCACCGGCAATAAATGCCTGATCAACGCATGGGCATGACGCGGGTCCCATTGCAGAGTGCGCTCCAAGCCGGGGTGCTCGAAATCGGCCAGCGCCAGATCGACCCGGGCACACAGCTCGCCCAGCCCGACCACGACTTCATGGCTCAGATGCCCGACATGCCCCAGCGATTGCCCGTCGATAAACTCCAGCAAGCGCATATGCACCGCCTGCCCATCGACGTCGATGGACAATAGCTGCTCGGTGTCATTGGCACGGATCACGCCTGGCACGCTGACCGCACCGTGGCGGGTCAGGTGTTGCAACGCCGCGTGCTGGGCATTCAGTTCGGCCGTCGAATAAGCCCCGTGGCAGATTTTAAGGACATAACGCCGCGTGTCGGTTTGCAGCAGAAAATTTCGATCCTGCTGGCTGCCCAACGTGCTTAACGTGCCGCTCAACCCGTAATGTTGCATGAGCAATTGCTGCGCCTGATCAACACTGACGGCGGGGCAAGGCAGGCTGGAGCGGCGGATGAGCGTGGCGAGTGGCATCATGACCTCTGTTTGGTAAGGCCCCGAGGCCTTGGATAACGCGTGATGGGCAACCGAACAACTATAGGGCATTGGCGTGCATCACCGATCCGATTAAGCACTTCAGTGTCGATAAAACAACGGCAGTTTTATTCGACGCCCCACTCGGGTTTAATTGTCAGATCCTGACATACGTGATCAAGCAGCTATGCTGCACTACTTTAAAAACCTCAAGAAGGTCAGTTCATGCGAATACTCGTTACCGGGGGCGCAGGTTTTATCGGTTCTGCACTGATCCGTCACCTGATCAACAACACCCCACATGAAGTGCTGAACTTCGACAAATTGACCTACGCAGGCAATCTCGAATCGTTGCAGTCCATTGCGACCGACACGCGCTATGAGTTCGTGCAGGCCGATATCTGTGATCAGGCCAGCGTCAGCGCGGCACTGGAGCGCTTCGCACCGCACGCGATCATGCACCTGGCGGCGGAATCCCACGTCGACCGCTCCATTGATGGCCCGGCGGAATTCGTACAGACCAATATCGTCGGTACTTACAGCCTGCTGGAAGCCACCCGCGCTTACTGGCTGAAGTTGCCGGAAGCCGAACGTCAGGCGTTCCGCTTTCACCATATTTCCACCGACGAAGTGTACGGCGACCTGCACGGCGTCGATGACCTGTTCACCGAAACCACGCCGTATGCGCCCAGCTCGCCGTACTCGGCGAGCAAGGCTGCCTCCGATCATCTGGTTCGCGCCTGGCATCGCACCTACGGCCTGCCGGTGGTGGTGACCAACTGTTCCAACAACTACGGTCCGTTTCACTTCCCCGAGAAGCTGATCCCGCTGGTGATTCTCAACGCGCTCGCGGGCAAGCCGCTGCCGGTGTACGGCAATGGCCTGCAAGTGCGCGACTGGCTGTATGTAGAAGATC from Pseudomonas syringae includes:
- a CDS encoding aminotransferase, yielding MPLATLIRRSSLPCPAVSVDQAQQLLMQHYGLSGTLSTLGSQQDRNFLLQTDTRRYVLKICHGAYSTAELNAQHAALQHLTRHGAVSVPGVIRANDTEQLLSIDVDGQAVHMRLLEFIDGQSLGHVGHLSHEVVVGLGELCARVDLALADFEHPGLERTLQWDPRHAHALIRHLLPVLKDADARACVIEAAEQAHRCLLPLIPALPMQAVHLDITEHNVVWLRDSRRQWQMQGLIDFGDLVRTWRVADLSVTCAALLHHAEGDPLYILPAIRAYQALNPLKTEELQALWPLIVARSAVLVLSSEQQARVEPDNTYIQANLAGEWNIFDVATSVPMALMEAAILQAVGADLPSVAQPVYQPLLPGLQGLKPTLVDLGVLSEHFVAGNWEQSGIDEYLLSQAAGDDGLAVSRFGEYRLSRTLPGCANEPETYALHVELHVPAETALHAPFNGTIRLTADAALSLVGDGIILKLWGVLPDAALSAQVQAGALIGQGGGSLLLQLCTAPDLSPPLFTTPSWAAAWRRFCPSPSALLGFDCDAPALEDAGVLLARRDASFARSQKHYYHAPPQIERGWRNHLIDMHGRSYLDMLNNVAVLGHGHPRMAHEAARQWSLLNTNSRFHYASIAEFSERLLQVAPDGMDRVFLVNSGTEANDLAIRLAWAYSGGRDMLSVLEAYHGWSVATDAISTSIADNPQALSTRPDWVHPVTAPNTYRGPFRGADSAPEYVRSVDQVLATLAGQQRQVAGFICEPVYGNAGGICLPPGYLQQVYQKVRAAGGVCIADEVQVGYGRLGHYFWGFEEQGVVPDIISMAKGMGNGHPLGAVITRREVAEALEAEGYFFSSSGGSPVSCRIGMAVLDVMEEEKLWDNARVVGDHFKARLQALADKHPLVGAVHGMGFYLGVELVRDRETLEPASEETAQLCERLRELGIFMQPTGDHLNILKIKPPMCTTRQSVDFFVDNVSKVLGELE
- the aguB gene encoding N-carbamoylputrescine amidase produces the protein MSRIVSVAATQMACSWDLEANIETAEKLVREAAAKGAQIILIQELFETPYFCQKPNADYLQLATTLESNVAIKHFQKIAKELQVVLPISFFELAGRARFNTIAIIDADGTNLGIYRKSHIPDGPGYHEKYYFNPGDTGFKVWQTRYAKIGVGICWDQWFPECARSMALQGAEILFYPTAIGSEPHDKTISSRDHWQRVQQGHAGANLMPLIASNRIGNEEQDGYDITFYGSSFIANQFGEKVAELNETEEGVLVHSFDLDELEHIRSAWGTFRDRRPNLYGAVKTLDGSLES
- the rfbB gene encoding dTDP-glucose 4,6-dehydratase, coding for MRILVTGGAGFIGSALIRHLINNTPHEVLNFDKLTYAGNLESLQSIATDTRYEFVQADICDQASVSAALERFAPHAIMHLAAESHVDRSIDGPAEFVQTNIVGTYSLLEATRAYWLKLPEAERQAFRFHHISTDEVYGDLHGVDDLFTETTPYAPSSPYSASKAASDHLVRAWHRTYGLPVVVTNCSNNYGPFHFPEKLIPLVILNALAGKPLPVYGNGLQVRDWLYVEDHARALLKVVTEGEVGETYNIGGHNEQKNIDVVRGICTLLDELAPQHPAGVQHYSDLITYVVDRPGHDQRYAIDADKIDKELGWTPEETFESGLRKTVQWYLDNLDWCRRVQDGSYQGERLGFSENKDLIA
- the aguA gene encoding agmatine deiminase, whose amino-acid sequence is MTTLNSTPRADGFHMPAEWAPQTQIWMVWPERPDNWRLGGKPAQAAHVAVAKAIARFEPVTVAVSAGQYDNARARLDMPNIRVVEMSSNDAWVRDSGPTFVLNDRGEMRGVNWEFNAWGGFDGGLYAPWNLDSQVGSKVLEIERCPRYATEGFVLEGGSIHVDGEGTLITTEECLLNRNRNPHLNREQIETVLSDYLAVDKIIWLPDGLFNDETDGHVDNFCCYIRPGEVLLAWTDDPEDPNYARCHAAMSIFENTLDAQGRSFIVHKMPIPGPLFATEEECAGVDQVHGSQERNPSVRLAGSYVNFLIVNGGIIAPSFDDPMDGEAREILQRLFPEHEVVMVPGRELLLGGGNIHCLTQQQPAPFKV